The genomic region ACTTGTTTGATCTTTGGTTAAGAGCCTAAGAGGTAATTGCCCTAAACCAGTAAAGCTATTCTGCTAGTTCACTTGCACAGTTAATATTTAGATTTTAGAACGAAGACCTTGGATGCTACTCATTATTATTCTTATTGGTGTGCCTATGATTAGCCAGTGATGCTTAATTATAACTTCTAATTTTAGAAAATTTAAGTTAAcatcaacatcccccccccccgctttctctCCCACAGGTAGTATCTGCCAACCATTACTGCCTTATATTAAGAGCCCAACATTAATAATCCATGGAGAGAAAGACCCCCTGGTGCCACGCTTTCACACAGAGTACCTGCACGAACATATCAAAGAGTCAAAGTAAGTTAACCAATTAAATTTCATGATGTTTTAAAACCAGTGCAAAGAGATTTTAGGCAATCAGTAATCATCCTTATGTAGCCAAGAATCCATTTTGAGGACTATTTTTAGGATCTCTGTTGTTCTGTTTGGGAGAGAGCAACCCACTGCCTGAATGTTCCATTTATTGCTGCTTGAAGTTCAATATGGGTCTTCTGGAAGAACTCCAACACAGTGCTTGCCTACCAGGTCAACCAGGAGCTCCATTCAAAGAGTTTCCCCCCGCTGCTACTCTTAGTATCGGTCTAggtcatgctttctcaaccagggttttgcaaaaccctggggcttcttgacagccctggaagggtttattgAATAGAtggcagttaatttttaaatataatttaaaattttgAAAATTCATACTGTTCATTAAGATCAGAATTAAAAACTTAGCTGGGTTAAAGAACATTAGGCATTTGCTTGGAGACATTGGGTTGGATCTGGCCAGTTtttttactccccctcccccaatcatccACCTTACTCTGCTGGATTGTTATTTCATTTGAAATTAGATTGGTGAACTATATAGTGCTACAGCCCAGCTTCTGAATATGTTTATGATTCTGTAAGACCTGTTTGCAGCATCATTGCTGTTGTATTGACATTAATTCCAAGAGTGTTCAGCTCCCAGCATTTTGAGAAGGATTCTCTGATACCTTTGTTCCCTTCAGTGACATCTCAAAAGccttcatggccagagtcaactggttggTTTGGGTTTTCCAAGCTGTGTGGCTGTGATCTGATGGGGAAGAATTGTTTTAGGTGATTCCAAAGCCAGGCCTTCAGCTATAGGGGCACAGTATTTCAAGCAGCTGAATAGAAGCCTTGATGGAATTTCATTGCTGAAGTAGAAGatttggtctttataccccacttttcactacccaaaggaggctcaaagcggcttccgatcatcttcccttcctctctctaccatAGACGCTCTGagttaggtgggactgagagagccctgatgttactgctctgtgagaacagctctatcagagctctgataaacccaaggtcaccgaactggctgcatgtggagcagggaatcaaatctagcttgccagattagaaaccaccccTCTTAACAACTAACATCAAGTAGATTGCAATCAAGATCATAATGATGTCAGTGTTGTCATTCATCCAGTAATTCTGGACTGGACTTCGAAAACAATGATAAGTGTCTTTATTGACATTTACTCTATCATGTACACCAAGAACTTATTCACTGCTTGTCTTTTTCAGGTTGCATTTTATGCCTGAAGGAAAACATAATCTGCACCTACGTTTTGCCGAGGAATTCAACAGAGTGGTAGAAAGTTTTCTTCTGTAAGCTGCATGTTAAGTGCTTAGGCATCTGCCCCACTTTATTTCTAGCCAAGGTACTAATGTGGCTCAAACCTAAGGAGTGAGGAGCTGGGTAAGAAATCAACTGCCTTTGTTTTCCATTGCCCATGGGGGTCAATGAAGTCCTCCTATGCCAACTGGTTTGGTATGTGAAAGAAGCTGTCCTGTCTTTGACAATATGAAGATTAAAACATGTGATAGAAAGTATGTCCTCGAAATGAACTGTGTGCCAAAACCCTGGAAGAACACgcaaaacagaattattcagAACGCATGCCTTTATATAGAGTCCTCGACATTAACAACACACAAGTCGTCCGAATAAATTGGATTATGGCAATTACAGAGATCCGCAGTGAGACTGCACAGTGCACAGAAAACGCCAACAGAAACACAGCCACAGAAAGCATGCTTTATGACAACCATCAGAACCTTGCCTGGTCTGAGCATGTCCCCTTCGCCCAATTGGGTCTTCACTATTTTGCATCTTCCCTTCCGTTAACAAAGTTAGGTCCACTTTTCATTTGGAGGACCACTGCTAGAGAATTCAGACATGATTTTGCACACAGACCActtagatatatatttttaaactcccAGAAATAACCACCATtggactaaaaaaaaccctaccccaaaacacacccATAACTGTACAGCTCTTCAGCATTTGAAAGGCTGGACTTCTTTTATGAGATCACCTTTGATGACCTGCTCCTGACAGGAAGTGTAGGGGGAAATATCTCTTAATGAGGCAAGCGAAAAGGGAGGCAATTGCATTGTCGAAGCCATCCAAGGCAACTGCCTTCACCTTCCGTATTTGCAATTAAAAATGAACATCTGGCACTTAAATTAGATTGCAAATATAAACACTTCTACACTGTGCATTGTGAAAACACAAGGGAAATAGAAAGGGGGAATAACCAAAGCCAATTTTACATAAATCTTACATAGAAATCCATAATCTCTTCCCTCGTACTTGCAAAATTACGTTAAGAGGGAGTAGTCTCCTACCAGGGAGCAACCGAATAAAtaactctggttttgttttcgtATTAGGACCAAGACAGTTTGGCTTCTCTACAGATGTTTTAAACAGCTGGTAGAGTATTTTGACCCAATAAAAGTGCAGGTTACACCCCTAATATCTCGGGTGGAAAACAGCTTTGTTTTATTTACCTGTAGGGAATTCACCATAAATCACTTTGTCAATATTTACAAAGATTCAAAAACAAGGACCGGAGGTCACAAAACTGTTGACAGGACAACAGTTTGAAAAAGCACCAATTAAAAACTGAAGCATGCAATTCTTGTAACAGATCAGAACCTTCCTAGACGCTTGCCGAATTGCATTGAAACTACTCAGTCCTAAGCTtcatcttcctctccttcctcttcaaaTTCCCCTTGCTCGTCAGCAGTGGCATCTTGGTATTGCTGGTATTCAGAGACCAGGTCGTTCATGTTGCTCTCGGCCTCCGTGAACTCCATTTCATCCATGCCCTCGCCGGTGTACCAGTGCAAGAAGGCCTTGCGCCTGAACATGGCCGTGAACTGCTCGGAGATTCTCTTGAAGAGCTCCTGGATGGCGGTGCTGTTGCCGATGAACGTGGCGGACATCTTGAGGCCCCTGGGCGGAATGTCACACACTGCCGTCTTCACGTTGTTGGGGATCCATTCCACAAAGTAGCTGCTGTTTTTGTTCTGGACGTTGAGCATCTGCTCATCCACTTCCTTCATGGACATCCTGCCCCGGAAAATGGCGGCCACCGTGAGATAGCGGCCGTGGCGTGGGTCGCAGGCCGCCATCATGTTTTTGGAGTCGAACATCTGCTGGGTGAGCTCCGGCACCGTCAGGGCGCGGTATTGCTGGCTGCCGCGGCTCGTGAGGGGGGCAAAGCCGGGCATGAAGAAGTGCAGCCGAGGGAAAGGCACCATGTTGACGGCCAGCTTCCGAAGGTCAGCGTTGAGCTGTCCAGGAAACCGGAGGCAGGTGGTCACACCGCTCATGGTGGCAGAGACCAAATGGTTGAGGTCCCCGTAGGTGGGAGTGGTCAGTTTCAGTGTGCGGAAGCAGATGTCATACAAGGCTTCGTTGTCAATACTGTATGTTTCATCGGTGTTCTCCACCAGCTGATGGACAGAGAGGGTGGCGTTGTAGGGCTCAACCACTGTGTCCGAAACCTTGGGGGACGGCATCACGCTGAACGTGTTCATGATGCGATCCGGGTACTCCTCCCTAATCTTGCTGATGAGAAGCGTTCCCATCCCGGATCCAGTGCCGCCACCCAGGGAATGGGTCAGCTGGAAGCCCTGCAGGCAGTCACAGCTCTCGGACTCCTTCCTCACCACATCCAACACAGAGTCTACTAGCTCAGCCCCCTCTGTGTAGTGGCCCTTGGCCCAGTTGTTCCCAGCACCACTCTGGCCTAgagcaagaagggggaaaatgcatAAGACAGGATAAGTCAACACAATGACAAATTTTTCCTTTATTGGCCCATGATGCTAATGTCTTCTGGTTGAGTTAGTGAGTCATGAACTCTTCCCGGACACAGTCAAGGATTGAACAATTCTCTCTGCCCAATAGCAACCGATTTGacttgcctccacatcatgatctAGCAGAGTTGAAACCAATGGTAAACATGTCCAACTTTGGAAGAAAATCAATTGGGCAAAAAATAATCTGAGGAATGAAGGTCAGCCAAGACCATGAAGGCAGATTTTAGAGGAATCAGAAGAACTTTTGTGCTGAGTCATTAAGGACTTGTGCTAAGTCATTTTGGTCACATGAAGTTGTCCTACATTGTACCAGACTATAGGTGAATACTTCCTACTCTGAATAGTCACACTCTTCAGGGTCCCAGGTAGGCCATTTAACtgcatccttttaactggaaatgctgggggttGGCTTGGGGACCTCCAGACGTGTCTTGATGCTTAGCACAGTTCTGCCATCTGACTAGTGATAAATTTTGCCTACTCCTTCCTTACCCCTAGTTACATTTATAAGATTTGTCATGTGTTGAATTCAAGTATCCA from Paroedura picta isolate Pp20150507F chromosome 9, Ppicta_v3.0, whole genome shotgun sequence harbors:
- the TUBB2A gene encoding tubulin beta-2A chain, which encodes MREIVHIQAGQCGNQIGAKFWEVISDEHGIDPTGSYHGDSDLQLERINVYYNEAAGNKYVPRAILVDLEPGTMDSVRSGPFGQIFRPDNFVFGQSGAGNNWAKGHYTEGAELVDSVLDVVRKESESCDCLQGFQLTHSLGGGTGSGMGTLLISKIREEYPDRIMNTFSVMPSPKVSDTVVEPYNATLSVHQLVENTDETYSIDNEALYDICFRTLKLTTPTYGDLNHLVSATMSGVTTCLRFPGQLNADLRKLAVNMVPFPRLHFFMPGFAPLTSRGSQQYRALTVPELTQQMFDSKNMMAACDPRHGRYLTVAAIFRGRMSMKEVDEQMLNVQNKNSSYFVEWIPNNVKTAVCDIPPRGLKMSATFIGNSTAIQELFKRISEQFTAMFRRKAFLHWYTGEGMDEMEFTEAESNMNDLVSEYQQYQDATADEQGEFEEEGEEDEA